In a single window of the Micromonospora sp. WMMD1155 genome:
- a CDS encoding MFS transporter, with product MSALTVRQVRGRYLTLYGLRWLPTGLMIPVMILLMQERGLSLPQIGLVSTAQGLLVLALELPTGGLADALGRRPVLIAAGALNLASLALFAVADSFVLFFVVWALQGVYRALDSGPLESWYVDATLAADPDAEYERGLGYAGAVTGGAIAGGALVSGGLIALGPIGPVTALTVPVLAAILAQVVALVALVVLLVEERPATGVAALRSSVVQAPRMIGEAVGLLRRSRVLLALVAVELFWGFGMVTFESLLPVRLAEVIGDPERAAALLGPANSAAWLASAAGAAMTPLLLRWLGAAPGAAVLRILQGVTVVGMGLFAGPVGVLVAYLACYAVHGASNPLHSGLLHRQVDGPYRTSVLSLNSMMAQPAGALGGVVLTALAAATSVGTAMLVGAVVLAVAAPLYLPAWLAGRRATPTAEPLAAPVPGEPGVAPAVEPLAAPVPGEPGVAPAVEPTTAPVPAAER from the coding sequence GTGAGCGCGTTGACCGTACGTCAGGTTCGGGGTCGTTATCTCACGCTCTACGGCCTGCGGTGGCTGCCGACGGGCCTGATGATCCCGGTGATGATCCTGCTGATGCAGGAGCGCGGTTTGTCGTTGCCGCAGATCGGCCTGGTCAGCACCGCGCAGGGGTTGTTGGTGCTGGCGTTGGAGTTGCCCACGGGTGGGCTCGCCGACGCGCTCGGTCGCCGGCCGGTGCTGATCGCCGCCGGGGCACTCAACCTGGCGTCGTTGGCGTTGTTCGCGGTGGCCGACTCGTTCGTGCTGTTCTTCGTGGTCTGGGCGTTGCAGGGGGTCTACCGGGCGTTGGACAGTGGCCCGCTGGAGTCCTGGTACGTCGATGCCACGCTGGCCGCCGACCCGGACGCGGAGTACGAGCGCGGCCTCGGCTACGCGGGCGCCGTCACCGGCGGCGCGATCGCCGGGGGTGCGCTGGTCAGCGGTGGTCTGATCGCGCTCGGTCCGATCGGGCCGGTCACCGCGCTGACGGTGCCCGTGCTCGCCGCCATCCTGGCGCAGGTGGTCGCCCTGGTCGCGTTGGTCGTGTTGCTGGTCGAGGAGCGGCCGGCCACCGGGGTCGCGGCGCTGCGGTCCTCGGTGGTGCAGGCACCCCGGATGATCGGCGAGGCGGTCGGTTTGCTTCGTCGCTCCCGGGTGCTGCTGGCCCTGGTGGCGGTGGAGCTGTTCTGGGGTTTCGGCATGGTCACCTTCGAGTCGCTGCTGCCGGTCCGGCTCGCCGAGGTGATCGGCGATCCGGAACGCGCCGCCGCGCTGCTCGGACCGGCCAACTCGGCGGCCTGGCTCGCCTCGGCTGCGGGCGCGGCGATGACTCCGCTGCTGTTGCGCTGGTTGGGCGCCGCTCCGGGGGCCGCTGTGCTGCGCATCCTGCAGGGGGTGACGGTGGTCGGGATGGGCCTGTTCGCCGGGCCGGTCGGGGTGCTCGTGGCGTACCTGGCCTGCTACGCGGTGCACGGCGCGTCCAACCCGCTGCACAGTGGGTTGCTGCACCGGCAGGTCGACGGTCCGTACCGGACCAGTGTGCTCTCGCTGAACTCGATGATGGCGCAGCCGGCCGGTGCGCTCGGTGGGGTGGTGCTGACCGCGTTGGCGGCGGCCACCAGCGTGGGGACCGCGATGCTGGTCGGCGCGGTGGTGTTGGCCGTGGCCGCCCCGCTCTACCTGCCCGCCTGGCTGGCCGGCCGTCGGGCCACTCCGACCGCCGAGCCGCTCGCCGCCCCCGTGCCCGGCGAACCGGGCGTGGCCCCGGCCGTCGAGCCGCTCGCTGCCCCTGTACCCGGTGAACCGGGCGTGGCCCCGGCCGTCGAGCCGACCACGGCTCCCGTGCCCGCCGCCGAGAGATGA
- a CDS encoding sugar nucleotide-binding protein produces MRVLVVGGSGFLGRAVCSRGVSAGWSVVGTFYSGRIGVPGVDARRVDVTDRAAVRALVAEVRPDAVVATPYRYDDWAVTADGAANVAVAAAETGARLVHVSSDALHAGRPTPYADDDPPTPVHAYGAAKAAAETAVRAIDPGAAVVRTSLILGEGSKQIQLCRDALAGRAVLFADELRCPVDVTDLADAVLELVASSYAGLLNVAGPDAVSRAELGLLVAERDGVDATALKTTTAASTGLSRPLAVRLDSTRARGLLRTRLRGVRELLTP; encoded by the coding sequence ATGCGGGTGCTTGTCGTCGGGGGTAGCGGGTTTCTGGGGCGTGCGGTGTGCTCCCGGGGCGTCAGCGCCGGGTGGTCGGTGGTCGGGACGTTCTACTCCGGTCGGATAGGCGTGCCGGGGGTGGACGCACGGCGGGTGGACGTGACCGATCGCGCCGCGGTACGCGCGCTGGTCGCCGAGGTGCGGCCGGACGCCGTGGTCGCGACCCCCTATCGGTACGACGACTGGGCGGTCACCGCCGACGGGGCCGCGAACGTGGCGGTAGCCGCCGCCGAGACGGGCGCCCGCCTGGTGCACGTGTCCAGCGACGCGCTGCACGCCGGCCGACCCACCCCGTACGCCGACGACGACCCGCCCACACCGGTGCACGCGTACGGTGCCGCGAAGGCCGCCGCCGAGACCGCCGTGCGGGCGATCGACCCCGGCGCCGCAGTGGTGCGTACCTCGCTGATCCTGGGGGAGGGCAGCAAACAGATCCAGCTCTGCCGGGACGCGCTCGCCGGCCGGGCGGTCCTCTTCGCCGACGAGCTGCGGTGCCCGGTCGACGTCACCGACCTGGCCGACGCCGTACTGGAGTTGGTCGCCTCGTCCTACGCCGGTCTGCTCAACGTGGCCGGCCCCGACGCGGTGAGCCGGGCCGAGCTGGGTCTGCTGGTCGCCGAGCGGGACGGCGTGGACGCGACCGCGCTGAAGACCACCACCGCTGCCTCCACCGGGCTGTCCCGCCCCCTCGCCGTACGCCTCGACTCCACCCGGGCCAGGGGCTTGCTGCGAACGCGTCTACGAGGGGTGCGCGAACTCCTGACACCGTGA
- a CDS encoding helix-turn-helix domain-containing protein: protein MENQPPDGRTEQRRVDLDARQVRVLAHPLRMRLLGSLRVDGPATATALAERLGTNTGATSYHLRQLAEVGLVAEDPDRGSGRQRWWQSAHDMSHFEPTDFDEDPDARAAVQWIQADQVRLMGELAERWMAVEHHQSRAWRDAAGMSDLVLPLAPDRLRALNDDLWAVLMRYRDEAAAEMRHRDDAEAPDVKPVHVFLAGFPRLDDRW from the coding sequence ATGGAGAATCAGCCACCCGACGGCCGCACTGAGCAACGCCGCGTTGATCTCGATGCCCGGCAGGTTCGCGTGCTGGCCCACCCGCTGCGGATGCGACTGCTCGGCTCGCTGCGCGTCGACGGCCCGGCGACTGCGACTGCCCTCGCCGAGAGGTTGGGCACCAACACCGGAGCGACCAGCTACCACCTGCGGCAACTCGCCGAGGTGGGGCTCGTGGCCGAGGATCCCGACCGGGGCAGCGGGCGGCAGCGCTGGTGGCAGTCGGCGCACGACATGAGTCACTTCGAGCCCACCGACTTCGACGAGGACCCGGATGCCCGCGCCGCGGTCCAGTGGATCCAGGCGGATCAGGTGCGGCTGATGGGCGAGTTGGCTGAGCGTTGGATGGCCGTCGAGCACCACCAGTCGCGGGCGTGGCGCGACGCCGCGGGGATGAGTGACCTGGTGCTGCCGCTCGCCCCGGACCGGCTACGTGCTCTCAACGACGACCTGTGGGCGGTGTTGATGCGCTACCGCGACGAAGCGGCGGCCGAGATGCGTCACCGCGACGACGCCGAGGCCCCGGACGTCAAGCCGGTGCACGTGTTCCTGGCCGGCTTCCCGCGTCTGGACGATCGCTGGTGA